A single Corynebacterium stationis DNA region contains:
- a CDS encoding methionine ABC transporter permease, giving the protein MDLTDIFDTRVGLEKYGEAAVETLFMVGISLLVGTLLGAALGVILVLNRPGGLRPIRWLYEVVNFVVNTVRSLPFIILMVAILPFTRVIVGSSIGTTAALVPLTIFIAPFMARLIEQSVLDVDSGILEAAESMGATTWQTIRYFLLPEAKAGIILALTTSTITLISATAMAGTIGGGGVGDLAISYGYQQFDTVAIIITVIILIVVVQLIQAFGTWWARRARND; this is encoded by the coding sequence ATGGATTTAACCGATATTTTCGATACTCGCGTCGGGTTGGAAAAGTACGGCGAGGCCGCTGTTGAAACCCTGTTCATGGTGGGCATTTCTTTGCTCGTCGGTACGCTTTTAGGTGCAGCACTTGGCGTTATCTTGGTGCTTAACCGACCTGGTGGATTGCGTCCTATTCGGTGGTTGTACGAAGTCGTAAACTTTGTGGTCAACACCGTACGTTCGCTGCCTTTCATTATCTTGATGGTCGCGATTTTGCCCTTTACCCGCGTGATCGTCGGCTCTTCGATTGGTACTACTGCAGCGCTAGTTCCACTGACCATCTTCATCGCGCCCTTTATGGCTCGTCTGATTGAGCAGTCAGTCCTAGACGTTGATTCTGGAATCTTGGAAGCCGCCGAATCCATGGGCGCAACGACCTGGCAAACCATTCGTTACTTCCTGCTTCCCGAGGCCAAAGCTGGCATTATCTTGGCGCTCACGACATCGACCATCACGTTGATTTCTGCCACTGCCATGGCAGGTACCATCGGCGGCGGTGGCGTGGGTGACCTTGCCATTTCCTATGGTTACCAGCAGTTCGACACCGTAGCTATCATCATCACCGTGATCATCCTCATTGTGGTCGTCCAGCTCATCCAAGCCTTTGGTACGTGGTGGGCACGCAGAGCCCGCAACGATTAG
- a CDS encoding methionine ABC transporter ATP-binding protein: MVAVSFRNVSKVFESKAGAITALDDVNAEVPAGSIFGVVGTSGAGKSTLLRTVNGLESPSSGTVQVLGKEVTALGGADLRALRRDVSMVFQHYNLLYSQSVAHNVGLPLILAGTPRAQVKKRVAEVLAMVGLESRAENTPKQLSGGQRQRVGIARALVTNPKILICDEPTSALDPITTNQILDLLMKVNSELGITVLIITHQMSVVSRIADQVAVMERGRVIEQGDVAQVFAHPQQELTRQFVETVVPQKLPLAIEQEVHSGKFNRVIRAVHTGGAARDLISDFGAQGVHASLLHASDAALRRQSVGTVVLGLSAQNASLIDASLASLSNRPGLDVEEVN, translated from the coding sequence ATGGTAGCTGTTTCATTCCGCAACGTATCTAAAGTCTTCGAGAGCAAGGCCGGCGCAATCACAGCGCTTGACGATGTCAACGCTGAAGTCCCCGCCGGCTCCATCTTCGGAGTAGTCGGCACCTCTGGTGCTGGTAAGTCCACTTTGTTGCGCACCGTCAATGGTCTGGAAAGCCCAAGCTCGGGCACCGTGCAGGTGCTTGGCAAAGAAGTCACCGCCCTGGGCGGGGCAGATCTTCGTGCCTTGCGCCGTGACGTATCCATGGTCTTTCAGCACTACAACCTGCTTTATAGCCAGTCGGTAGCGCACAACGTCGGTTTGCCGCTGATTTTGGCTGGCACGCCCCGCGCGCAAGTTAAAAAGCGGGTCGCTGAAGTGCTAGCGATGGTGGGTCTTGAAAGCCGTGCGGAAAATACTCCGAAACAGCTCTCGGGTGGTCAGCGTCAGCGCGTCGGCATCGCTCGCGCGCTGGTGACGAACCCGAAAATCTTGATCTGCGATGAGCCGACCTCGGCACTGGATCCGATTACCACCAACCAAATCTTGGACCTGTTGATGAAAGTCAACAGCGAGCTGGGGATTACGGTGTTAATTATTACCCACCAGATGTCCGTGGTCTCGCGCATCGCGGACCAGGTTGCAGTGATGGAACGTGGCCGTGTGATCGAACAAGGTGATGTCGCGCAAGTCTTTGCCCATCCGCAGCAGGAATTAACCCGGCAATTTGTTGAAACCGTGGTACCGCAAAAGCTTCCACTCGCTATTGAGCAAGAGGTGCACAGCGGCAAGTTCAACCGCGTTATCCGCGCCGTGCACACCGGTGGGGCGGCACGCGACCTCATCTCGGATTTCGGCGCGCAGGGTGTTCACGCATCGTTATTGCACGCCTCTGATGCCGCATTGCGCAGGCAGTCCGTCGGCACGGTGGTCTTAGGACTCTCGGCACAAAACGCCTCGCTTATCGATGCCTCCCTGGCTTCCCTATCAAACCGACCCGGCCTGGATGTGGAGGAAGTGAACTAA
- a CDS encoding MetQ/NlpA family ABC transporter substrate-binding protein, with product MTFTPYKKLAAVLAAGSVAFTLAACGSDSGSAADGETTQIRVGTSPGPYSELFREGIDPILTEQGYEIDYTEFTDLRQADVALSENDVDLNVDQHTAYMNVFNDETGSDLANITDIPTVATKIYSNDLKSLDDVADGQTIGIPDDGSNQTRAFRLLIKLGWITVNEDADQNLLTPSDIKDNPHNLDIQPMDSATIPRALGDLDWGVIPGSIAYSSQVDPALALEEEDLTDDLILQAVTTEGQVDSDWAKAVAEAYRSEEFLDFVAEQNEDNYWFIPESLQK from the coding sequence ATGACTTTTACCCCTTATAAGAAGCTTGCCGCTGTGCTCGCAGCTGGTTCCGTGGCGTTCACTCTCGCTGCATGCGGTTCCGATAGTGGATCTGCCGCTGATGGTGAGACCACCCAGATTCGCGTCGGCACCTCTCCAGGCCCTTACTCTGAACTCTTCCGCGAGGGTATCGATCCAATCTTGACCGAGCAGGGCTACGAGATTGATTACACGGAATTTACCGACCTGCGCCAAGCTGACGTCGCCTTGAGCGAAAATGATGTTGACCTCAACGTCGACCAGCACACCGCGTACATGAACGTCTTTAATGATGAAACCGGCTCGGATCTGGCCAATATCACTGATATCCCAACCGTTGCGACCAAGATTTACTCCAATGACTTGAAGTCTTTGGATGATGTCGCAGACGGGCAGACCATTGGCATCCCGGATGATGGCTCCAACCAAACCCGCGCATTCCGTTTGCTGATTAAGCTTGGCTGGATCACGGTCAACGAAGACGCCGATCAGAACCTGCTGACCCCATCCGATATCAAGGACAATCCTCATAACCTGGATATCCAGCCGATGGATTCCGCTACCATCCCACGCGCTTTAGGTGACTTGGACTGGGGCGTTATCCCAGGTTCCATCGCATATTCTTCCCAGGTTGACCCAGCGTTAGCACTCGAAGAAGAAGACCTGACCGATGACCTCATCTTGCAGGCAGTTACCACTGAAGGCCAGGTTGATTCTGACTGGGCAAAGGCAGTTGCTGAGGCCTATCGTTCTGAGGAATTCCTTGATTTTGTAGCTGAGCAAAACGAGGATAACTACTGGTTCATCCCTGAGTCCCTGCAGAAGTAG
- a CDS encoding sodium/glutamate symporter, which translates to MVDVGLISILLVIGNVLRHRIKFVFQDLLLPAPVTAGLLGLLLGPNALGILNFSDSMGDYTTILIAIVFASMAYSMDVGGSMRKGARNMWAYSTVMFLGQWGLFILLGLYFFQPVFDTPIWFGMMLPVGFTGGFGTAAAVGGALEDIGASEASSLGFTSATVGTLAAIVGGIIAANWAIRRGKVAEVPSEGLPDDLRKGYISKVEDRPSVGKATTNPSSIEPITLHLGFIVLTVVIAYGIINLVSNTWEQVSIPLFAMSIVVGLIIRAIMNTIGAKDYLDRETTSSVSGAATDYLIAFGIAAIAPSAIAAYWVPLSIMFVLGTIFCVFFLLWFPAEFFGENWIERGLFGWGWATAAVATGIALLKIVDPKLKSGTLSEYGMAYVGFGPFEIGMTVIAPIAVVYGFTAGLGWVSVVLAIGIYLLAKFSGWMPPRGTVFAQGIGHVGEKAPKS; encoded by the coding sequence ATGGTAGACGTCGGATTAATTTCAATCCTTCTGGTTATCGGCAACGTCCTGCGCCACCGCATTAAGTTTGTTTTCCAGGATTTGCTGCTCCCAGCACCTGTGACTGCGGGTCTGCTCGGACTTCTGCTCGGCCCAAACGCACTGGGCATTTTGAACTTCTCAGATTCGATGGGGGATTACACCACCATCCTCATCGCAATCGTGTTTGCATCCATGGCATATTCCATGGATGTCGGCGGCAGCATGCGCAAGGGTGCCCGCAATATGTGGGCATATTCCACCGTCATGTTCCTCGGCCAGTGGGGTCTGTTTATCCTGTTGGGCCTGTACTTCTTCCAGCCAGTCTTTGACACCCCAATCTGGTTCGGCATGATGTTGCCAGTCGGCTTCACCGGCGGCTTCGGCACCGCTGCTGCTGTGGGTGGCGCACTGGAAGACATCGGTGCATCGGAAGCTTCCTCGCTGGGCTTTACCTCCGCGACTGTCGGCACGCTTGCCGCCATCGTCGGTGGCATCATCGCCGCGAACTGGGCAATCCGCCGCGGCAAGGTGGCTGAGGTTCCATCGGAAGGCCTGCCAGATGACTTGCGCAAGGGCTACATCTCCAAGGTTGAAGACCGACCATCGGTAGGCAAGGCGACCACCAACCCTTCCTCCATCGAGCCAATCACCCTGCACCTGGGCTTCATCGTGCTCACCGTTGTTATCGCCTACGGCATCATCAACCTGGTCTCCAACACCTGGGAGCAGGTTTCCATCCCGCTGTTCGCTATGTCCATCGTTGTCGGTCTGATTATTCGCGCCATCATGAACACCATTGGCGCCAAGGACTACCTCGACCGTGAGACCACCTCTTCTGTCTCCGGTGCTGCGACCGACTACCTGATTGCCTTCGGCATCGCCGCGATTGCACCTTCCGCGATTGCTGCGTACTGGGTACCACTGTCCATCATGTTCGTTCTGGGCACCATCTTCTGTGTCTTCTTCCTCCTGTGGTTCCCAGCAGAGTTCTTCGGCGAGAACTGGATCGAACGCGGCCTCTTCGGCTGGGGCTGGGCAACCGCCGCTGTTGCAACCGGTATCGCGCTGCTCAAGATTGTTGATCCAAAGCTCAAGTCCGGCACGCTGTCCGAATACGGCATGGCCTACGTTGGCTTCGGCCCATTCGAAATCGGTATGACCGTCATCGCCCCAATCGCTGTGGTCTACGGATTCACCGCCGGCCTCGGCTGGGTCTCCGTGGTCCTTGCCATTGGCATTTACCTGCTTGCCAAGTTCAGCGGATGGATGCCGCCACGCGGCACAGTCTTCGCCCAAGGCATTGGGCACGTCGGGGAGAAAGCCCCCAAAAGCTAG
- a CDS encoding Lrp/AsnC family transcriptional regulator, giving the protein MDAIDREILTLLQQDGRATMTEIAQKVNLSLSACHRRFRDLQATGVIRGFSADLNHDLMGFPFEALVFVTLRESNGKAVLEFEEALAKIPNVVQAHRLFGEPDYQLLVAAKSKLHYQELYDRKLSVLPGAGRLTSTMVMKTVVAHHPPI; this is encoded by the coding sequence ATGGATGCAATTGACCGGGAGATTTTGACTCTTCTGCAGCAAGACGGACGCGCAACGATGACTGAGATCGCGCAGAAGGTAAATCTCAGCCTGTCTGCCTGTCACCGTCGCTTCCGGGACCTTCAAGCAACCGGCGTCATTCGTGGTTTTAGTGCCGACCTCAATCATGACTTGATGGGTTTTCCGTTCGAGGCGCTAGTTTTTGTCACCCTGCGCGAGAGCAACGGCAAAGCCGTGCTGGAGTTTGAAGAAGCCCTGGCCAAAATCCCTAATGTGGTGCAAGCCCACCGCCTATTCGGCGAGCCTGATTATCAACTGCTGGTGGCGGCGAAATCGAAGCTGCACTACCAGGAACTTTATGACCGCAAGCTATCCGTGCTGCCCGGCGCGGGGCGGCTGACCTCCACCATGGTAATGAAGACGGTGGTGGCGCACCATCCCCCTATTTAA
- a CDS encoding LysE family translocator, with translation METSVIMAFAALSLALIAVPGPDWAYIIAAGVRGRVVGPAVGGLMLGYVVITVVVVLGLGPIAANAPLLLVALTIGGAGYLIYLGVKTLRSTAQVETGTVAVVPTGGSWGYILRGAAVSGLNPKGVLFFLSILPQFVRTSSTWPLSVQLAVLGVVWIVIGGIFYALLGSAFGRVIGTRPRFADITTRVAGVAMLLLGVVMLGEKALEIAHSGGMLA, from the coding sequence GTGGAAACAAGCGTAATCATGGCATTCGCGGCGCTGTCGTTGGCGTTGATTGCCGTTCCAGGCCCGGACTGGGCGTACATCATTGCCGCGGGCGTGCGTGGCCGCGTGGTAGGTCCGGCTGTTGGCGGACTGATGCTTGGATATGTCGTGATTACGGTTGTTGTCGTGCTTGGGCTTGGGCCGATTGCGGCTAACGCACCCCTCCTGCTTGTTGCTCTAACTATTGGTGGCGCGGGCTACCTGATTTATCTCGGGGTTAAAACCTTGCGCAGCACGGCACAAGTAGAAACCGGGACTGTGGCAGTCGTGCCAACCGGCGGTTCCTGGGGCTATATCCTTCGTGGTGCTGCGGTCAGCGGGCTGAATCCCAAAGGCGTGCTGTTCTTTTTGTCCATTTTGCCGCAGTTTGTGCGCACATCTAGTACCTGGCCGCTCTCCGTGCAGCTCGCTGTGCTGGGCGTGGTGTGGATTGTGATTGGTGGAATTTTTTATGCCTTGCTCGGCTCTGCGTTTGGCCGCGTAATTGGCACCCGGCCACGCTTCGCAGATATCACCACCCGCGTGGCTGGGGTCGCCATGCTGCTACTAGGTGTGGTCATGCTGGGGGAGAAAGCCCTGGAGATTGCGCATTCCGGCGGAATGCTGGCGTAA
- a CDS encoding LLM class flavin-dependent oxidoreductase: protein MKSFGFLSFGHYALGNNKPNAADMAKIHLELAKNADEIGVNNASFRVHHFVPQAAAPMPLLGAIAGSTKHIEVGTGVIDMRYENPLYLAEEIASLDQIAEGRIALGLSRGAPEAADRGWEAFGYKAEAPNGADLARANFLRLMDALDGHGMTTAAPLERQYPNMYQPGIPLPVFPHSPGVRQRIFYGSGTHASAEQAAQDGVNLMSSTLVSETSGETLGDVQVEQIRRYRAAWKEAGHEWTPRVSVSRSIFPIVDDADRRMFGLHKTSTDQVGMLPEAGAAIFGRTYADEPDVLIEQLKADPAVMEADSLLIAIPTGMGVDVNTKILQNFAEHVAPALGWIPNTQGRPSGYPID from the coding sequence ATGAAATCATTTGGCTTTTTAAGTTTCGGTCACTACGCACTAGGCAACAACAAACCTAACGCCGCTGACATGGCGAAGATCCACCTTGAGTTGGCAAAGAACGCTGATGAGATTGGCGTAAACAACGCATCTTTCCGCGTGCACCACTTTGTGCCACAGGCAGCCGCACCCATGCCTCTGTTGGGTGCGATTGCTGGCTCCACCAAGCACATTGAGGTGGGCACCGGCGTTATTGATATGCGTTATGAAAATCCTCTGTACCTCGCGGAAGAGATTGCGTCTTTAGACCAGATCGCGGAAGGCCGAATTGCTTTGGGTCTATCCCGTGGCGCGCCGGAGGCCGCTGACCGCGGTTGGGAGGCTTTCGGTTATAAGGCTGAAGCGCCCAACGGTGCGGATTTAGCGCGCGCGAACTTCCTGCGCTTAATGGATGCGCTGGATGGCCACGGCATGACCACGGCAGCGCCTTTGGAGCGCCAATACCCAAACATGTACCAGCCGGGCATTCCGCTGCCCGTGTTCCCACACTCCCCTGGCGTACGCCAGCGCATTTTCTATGGCTCCGGCACCCACGCCTCTGCGGAGCAGGCAGCGCAAGACGGCGTGAACCTGATGTCTTCGACGCTGGTCTCTGAAACCTCCGGTGAAACCCTGGGCGATGTGCAGGTGGAACAGATTCGCCGCTACCGCGCCGCATGGAAGGAAGCCGGCCATGAGTGGACCCCACGCGTGAGCGTTTCACGTTCTATCTTCCCGATTGTGGATGACGCCGACCGCCGTATGTTTGGCCTGCACAAAACCAGCACTGACCAGGTGGGCATGCTACCCGAGGCCGGCGCTGCCATCTTTGGCCGCACCTACGCCGATGAACCGGACGTGCTCATTGAGCAGCTCAAAGCCGATCCAGCGGTAATGGAAGCAGACAGCCTGCTCATTGCCATCCCAACCGGCATGGGCGTGGATGTGAACACGAAGATTCTGCAGAACTTCGCCGAGCATGTTGCTCCAGCCCTGGGCTGGATTCCAAACACGCAAGGCCGTCCTTCCGGTTACCCGATTGACTAA